In the Quercus lobata isolate SW786 chromosome 5, ValleyOak3.0 Primary Assembly, whole genome shotgun sequence genome, one interval contains:
- the LOC115991761 gene encoding uncharacterized protein ycf23-like: MHSSICIPTLSKLNLNHNPFLGEYCLSSRPPLPLTPRRRASLSARALLSPTKHAVLKDFQERRALKIISGLQNFNRDNVAFVVTAAEKGGATHVDIACDPDLVKLAINLTSLPVCVSSVDPAAFQAAVEAGALMVEIGNYDSFYEMGLVFSPEQILNLAKETKSILPSVTLSVTVPHTLGLPDQVKLAEMLEQEGVDIIQTEGGKCSNPSKSGVLGLIEKATPTLAAAYSISRAVKIPVMCSSGLSAVTAPMAITAGAAGVGVGSAVNKLNDVVAMIAEVRSIANSLEASAGRHNTSEARALRL, encoded by the exons ATGCATTCCTCAATCTGCATTCCCACACTTTCAAAACTCAACCTGAACCACAACCCTTTTCTGGGTGAGTACTGTCTCTCATCAAGACCACCTTTACCACTCACTCCCAGAAGAAGAGCCTCTCTAAGTGCCCGTGCTCTTCTCTCACCTACCAAACATGCAGTGTTGAAGGACTTTCAAGAACGAAGAGCTCTCAAG ATTATCTCAGGattgcaaaatttcaatagAGACAATGTTGCTTTTGTTGTTACTGCTGCCGAGAAG GGAGGAGCAACTCATGTGGATATAGCTTGTGACCCAGATTTAGTGAAGCTTGCCATTAATTTAACTTCTCTTCCG GTTTGTGTTTCTTCAGTGGATCCAGCAGCATTTCAAGCTGCTGTTGAAGCAGGAGCACTAATG GTTGAGATTGGAAACTATGATTCATTCTATGAGATGGGTTTGGTTTTCTCTCCAGAGCAG ATATTGAATCTAGCAAAGGAGACTAAGAGCATTCTTCCATCTGTGACTTTATCAGTAACTGTACCTCACACACTAGGCCTACCCGATCAG GTCAAGCTGGCAGAGATGCTGGAACAGGAAGGTGTTGACATCATTCAAACAGAAGGAGGGAAATGTTCAAATCCTTCAAAATCAGGTGTTCTTGGTTTGATTGAGAAG GCCACACCAACACTAGCTGCCGCATATTCCATTTCACGGGCTGTCAAGATTCCTGTCATGTGCTCATCTGGACTCAGCGCAGTTACAGCGCCAATGGCCATCACAGCAGGGGCTGCGGGTGTG GGTGTAGGTTCAGCCGTGAACAAGCTTAATGATGTGGTTGCAATGATCGCAGAGGTCAGAAGTATTGCCAATTCATTAGAAGCATCAGCTGGTAGACACAACACATCTGAAGCAAGAGCTTTGAGACTGTAA
- the LOC115990801 gene encoding cation/H(+) antiporter 15-like, protein MPDRKINESMICYDLTVSINNGVWQAEAPVTESFPLFVSQLTVIILISRLLFLVLKPLHQPRLIAEVLAGFIISPNMLGQFKSVQRIFPARGIMLIETMAYLGLVFYVFLTGLEMDLTAILRAGKRVMGIAMTGILIPMGIGIGLFFLLNLQSSNTTAVGCMFWAVALTITGFPVLTRILANLKLLHSDIGRIAMSVAMLNDIYTWVLIAILIPVGINLKTASYSLSALIVFVLICFFVVRPIVEKVIQFTSGDNYSEYYLCIVLTGALICGIITDAIGAHSAVGAFLFGLIIPSGDLGDALLDRLDDFVSGIMLPLFFTSCGIRIDLTKIMEDTPWYIVVLVIFLACMAKILSSLTVSIIFNMPLKDGAALGVLLNTKGILALIILNVGWDKKILSHQYYTVMMVALLIMTIAVAPIMSAIHKSRKGLKHYILRTIQRSKLNTELRVLTCVHTTANISGMISLLEVSHATKSSPMTVFALHLVELTGRASAMLIVHSTRKSGAHNPSRAQADSNLIINAFESFEQENHLVTVNPLTAMSPYGTMHEDICSLAEDKRVALILLPFHKLSTVDGRMGEENAAYRGINLNVLPNAPCSVGIFIDRGLAAAVRPGGPNDKMKCRFAMLFIGGPDDREALAYAWRMAGHPGISLTVVRFLPSEDVVADVESANTNEEQGILEVVADNERQMAIDDDYINEFRLNTANDESIVYLEKVVSNGEETVSVISGMENCYDLYVVGKGQGVVSPLTLGLSDWSDCPELGTIGDVLVSSSFALHASVLVVQQYGSGGEAEEKGMVTSIDGSRRERFGMRWRMSSSQSTKGMVLSDSDWPVGNNA, encoded by the exons ATGCCAGACAGAAAGATAAATGAGTCTATGATATGTTATGATCTGACAGTATCCATCAACAATGGTGTCTGGCAAGCCGAAGCCCCCGTTACCGAATCTTTCCCTCTCTTCGTCTCACAGCTTACTGTTATTATTCTCATCAGTCGCCTTCTCTTCTTGGTCCTCAAACCCCTCCACCAGCCTCGCCTAATTGCTGAGGTTTTG GCTGGTTTTATCATAAGTCCAAACATGTTGGGGCAATTCAAATCTGTCCAAAGAATTTTCCCAGCAAGGGGTATCATGCTCATTGAAACGATGGCATACTTAGGCCTGGTTTTCTATGTATTCCTGACTGGTTTAGAGATGGACTTGACTGCAATCTTGAGAGCAGGGAAAAGGGTAATGGGCATTGCTATGACCGGAATTCTCATCCCAATGGGGATAGGAATAGGGttgttttttttacttaatCTCCAAAGTAGTAATACCACAGCTGTGGGATGCATGTTCTGGGCTGTTGCACTCACCATCACGGGCTTCCCGGTGCTCACACGAATCCTTGCTAATCTGAAGCTCCTCCACTCGGATATTGGGAGAATTGCCATGTCTGTGGCTATGCTCAATGACATATACACTTGGGTTCTTATTGCAATTTTGATACCAGTAGGTATCAATCTCAAAACTGCATCATACTCATTAAGTGCACTCATAGTCTTTGTGCTAATCTGCTTTTTCGTGGTCCGCCCTATCGTTGAAAAGGTAATCCAATTCACTTCAGGGGACAACTACAGCGAGTACTATTTGTGTATTGTGCTTACTGGAGCACTGATCTGTGGTATCATCACTGATGCAATTGGTGCACACTCCGCTGTGGGAGCTTTTTTGTTTGGGCTTATCATACCCAGTGGGGATTTAGGGGATGCGCTTTTGGATAGGCTAGATGACTTTGTGTCTGGGATTATGTTGCCACTCTTCTTTACCAGTTGCGGGATAAGAATTGATCTCACCAAGATTATGGAAGACACACCGTGGTACATAGTGGTTTTGGTAATATTCTTGGCTTGCATGGCTAAAATCTTGAGCTCTCTTACAGTTAGCATTATCTTTAACATGCCCCTTAAAGATGGTGCGGCTCTTGGAGTACTTTTGAACACCAAAGGCATCTTGGCCCTCATTATCCTCAACGTTGGGTGGGACAAAAAG ATATTGAGCCACCAATACTACACTGTGATGATGGTTGCTCTCTTGATAATGACTATTGCCGTAGCGCCAATCATGTCAGCCATCCACAAGTCCAGAAAGGGTTTAAAGCACTACATCCTCAGGACCATTCAAAGATCAAAGCTTAACACTGAACTCCGAGTCCTTACATGTGTTCATACAACAGCAAACATATCAGGCATGATTAGCCTCCTTGAAGTATCCCATGCCACTAAATCATCCCCAATGACTGTCTTCGCTCTCCACCTAGTTGAGCTCACTGGCCGCGCCTCTGCCATGCTTATCGTCCACTCTACGCGCAAATCAGGCGCACACAACCCTAGCCGTGCACAAGCAGACTCCAATCTCATCATCAATGCCTTCGAATCTTTCGAGCAAGAAAACCACCTTGTTACTGTGAATCCACTCACAGCCATGTCTCCATATGGGACAATGCACGAGGATATTTGTAGTTTGGCTGAAGACAAGCGTGTTGCTCTAATTCTACTCCCGTTTCACAAACTCTCAACTGTTGATGGGCGAATGGGGGAAGAGAATGCTGCTTATAGAGGCATAAATCTAAATGTTTTACCCAATGCACCATGTTCAGTGGGAATCTTTATTGATCGTGGACTAGCCGCGGCTGTGAGACCGGGCGGGCCTAATGATAAAATGAAGTGCCGGTTTGCCATGCTCTTCATTGGTGGCCCAGATGACCGTGAGGCACTAGCTTATGCATGGAGAATGGCGGGCCACCCTGGAATTAGCTTAACAGTTGTGCGGTTCCTTCCGAGTGAGGATGTGGTGGCGGACGTGGAGTCAGCAAACACAAACGAAGAACAAGGGATTCTAGAGGTTGTAGCTGATAATGAGAGGCAAATGGCAATTGATGACGACTATATAAATGAGTTTAGGCTTAACACTGCTAATGACGAGTCAATAGTGTACTTAGAAAAGGTGGTGAGCAATGGGGAAGAAACGGTTTCAGTAATAAGTGGAATGGAAAATTGTTATGACTTGTATGTAGTGGGAAAAGGACAAGGAGTGGTGTCACCACTCACGTTGGGATTATCAGATTGGAGTGACTGTCCAGAACTAGGTACCATTGGGGATGTGTTAGTGTCTTCAAGCTTTGCATTGCATGCTTCAGTTCTTGTGGTTCAACAGTATGGGTCTGGTGGTGAAGCTGAGGAGAAGGGCATGGTGACATCGATAGATGGTTCGCGGCGGGAGCGTTTTGGGATGCGATGGAGAATGAGTTCTTCACAGAGCACAAAGGGAATGGTGTTATCTGATAGTGACTGGCCGGTTGGGAATAATGCTTAA